Part of the Odontesthes bonariensis isolate fOdoBon6 chromosome 15, fOdoBon6.hap1, whole genome shotgun sequence genome, TAGGGAATGAAGCAGGAAGACCTTTGGGAGATAAGGACAAACAAGTTTGAGATTGGGAAAAACAACTaaatcttaaagctgcagtagtCAGAAAACCAGAATACCAGAACCTGAGAATGCAGCCCCCGCCCTGCAGCTTTTCCTACCATTTGACTTGGCCCTGTCTCGCAAATTTAAGATGCGTCTTTTCCTTTACTCCAAGGAGTAGTGGTCATTTCGCTCTCAACCAGGTGCTGGCAGCCATTTGGATGGCTAAATGATCACTACTCTTTGATATCCAGAACAAAAGGGTCACACACCCAACAAAAGGGTAGGGCCAGGGGGAGGAAATGGGATTGAGCCCATGTCTCCCATCAGGAGATAGAATTTCTAAAGCCTGAGAACAAAACCAAATGCTCCAGATTCATTTTAGAAGCGGTGGGAGGGCAAAAGTGACATGTGTGGCACTTCAGATAAAAACCCCAATTTGAGATCTGAAAAGATCGATGCTGAAGATTGGACGTTAATCAAACAGTTCAGGGACATAAAAACACACCAGGAAGTGTTTTatgtttaatttttctttaaatagaaTCTTGGTTTTTCAATGCTGAGATTAAAAAGTTCTCCCAAGGAAGATGGCGAGGAAAGAAATATCTAAACAACGAACTATCCTGaaagtggggggaaaaaaataaaaaaataaatcatgctACATGGTAATTATGGGATTGTTGCccactgattaaaaaaagaagatatgtagacaattattttccttttgtgcTCACCAGCTGACAGCTCATGGTTCATGAGCTTCACGTGCAAGTTGAACATCTGCTCCTGAGCTTTACTCTGCAACAGCTTCAGCTTCTCCCGCCGACTCACCATGTAACACAAGTTCCTCACCTGCACAATGGGAACAACATCAAACACTCAGCTGCACTGATCCAGTTAATGTCAGatgttaaacaaaaacaactggTTTTTCTTCATCTGGAATTGGAAGATAAACTAAATTACTCACTCAAAACACAGACAAGTTCTAAGTTTTCCTCATAAAACTAGTTTTATCCATTTCTAAGCAGTTTTAGGAATAATTGAGGGCTTTTATCAAGAGATGGCAAGATGCTGCTCAAGTTACAGCCTCACTGCGCATTTGGATTCAGCTCTGAAGTCGAATCTAGTTACAAATTAAAGCCTTGTGTCTATGGGAATACATCAGCCTCAGTGCTACAGGCTTTGCCTTCAATTTTATCGACTGGGAACTGCATTTCAAAAGTCTTGCCACAAATTCTCGATTGCCCCGAGGTCTCTACCATTACACTGCTCTTTAAATTCCCTCCTTCTGTTGCTTTAAATAAAGGGTTGTTATGTAGCTGGATTGCAAGTGGCACTCTTCATGCAGACTGCAGTAAGCTTTTCTTCCGGACTCGGATATAATTTTATGCATCTGTTGCACTTTCTGCACTATCTGCAGTTTTTCTGCTTGTGTGCGTGGATGAGAAATGTGATTTTATATGGTTTAAAACaatgcatgtatatatatatatatatatatacacacacacacacacacacagggtgtCCATGAAGTCTCTTTACAATTTAAAAGATATTTTACAAAGGCAACTGATGAGATATCTTATTCAAATTTGTTCTATGTACTCAGTATTAATCAAAGTTTTTAAATCACCTAGCATTTGTGTATTTCAGGTATCTTGTAATAGAAAGAGGTACCGATGGACCACTAAAAAATGGCTACTCCTCAAGAAAAGGCACAATGTGCGTCATGGTTTGCTGAAACAAAGTCGGATACGCAGActcagcaaaactacagaacTAAGTATGGAAGAGATCCCCCGTCATGTCCGTCATTTCGTGCATGGCACAAGAGACAGGGACAGTGCTGGATAAGGGGACGAGTGCACGACCAAGAACAAAGGGATGGTCCAATTCCCTGGCCGCCTCGTTCACCAGATATCACTCCCCTGGACTTCTTTCTATGGGGTCATGTTAAAGATATCGTGTTTATCGAACGAAGACGCTGGCCATCACTGATCTAAGGCAAAAGATCGCTGATGCCATTGCCACCATTGATGAGGTTATGTTACAGCGAAAATGGCAAGAAATCGAGTACCGTCTTGATGTGCTTCGTGCGACTAATGGTGCCCATATGGAGGTGTATtaaattagtaaaaaaaaacaacgtaaTATCTACTCCTCATTTTGTGACAATTTCCACATTTTTGTCTGTTCATTTGCTTTTGtaataaatttttttaattgtaaagaGACTTTGTGGACACCCTGTATATATAAAATCATTTATGACAAGAGTTTTGCTCAAGAAATTGAGTAACATTTCAAAACaaacttaaagctgccgtcggcaacttttttttagtaatattagcctgaactgtcatgggattctggaagtagaatattaaaaattcgcaattttgaaaacctgccaacggcagctttaaaaGACTTGATGTATTTCATACATGTATGTCAAATATGCTTGAAAGATAACAAAAACTGATGACTAAACAGGGCTCAAAATAAATGTGAATTCTAGTCTAATCCAAACTATCGGAGGCCATTGAAACTGAATCTTTAAAATGAACGTAATTAACACAATACTGTAGTCTGAGAAATGCTCTGGACTTGCTCTGCAGGCTAAAAGACAAAGACTCAGCACTAAAGGTTCCTACACTgcagaataaagcagagagCACCCACCCGCTCCAAATCCTGTCGCAGGTGCATGAACATCCGCATGCGTGTGTGGATGCTGTCCTCCTGAGGCTGCAGCACCaggttctcctcctcctctttagGGGGCAGCAGAGCTTTGTTAAAGTTGGATTTCCTCTTAAGCTTCCAGTACTGATAGATGAAGTCCACCAGGCGCTCGGAGAGCCCGAGGGCCTGAGCCAGCTCCTCCAGCTGGATTAAAGTATAGaactcctcctccagctcctgcagTCTTTGTGCCCGCTGGCCCACCTTCCCTGCTTCTCCGGGGGGTTTAGAGCGAGCTGGGCTCAAGCCAGCCTCGCCAGATTTGCACTTGCTGTGCTTAAGGCAGTAGGACTTAAACTTAACTTCATCCCCCTCATCCAGGATGGTCTTCATCTCCAGGCTGTGCTCAAAGGCACACGTCACATGGAAGGGAATCGTGCAGTTCTTTACCGAACACTGTGAGCAGAATGGAAAAGGAGACAACACATTCAGAGACTATAAAACAATTTCTGTAGGAAACAAGATGGCTGCAAGGGCAGGATTTACGAATTTACACATTGAGAAGAGAGACGGAAGCTTAAGTCAACGTGATTTTTATGTACTTAGATCTGCATTAGTGTTGTTCCGATACCAAAATTTTGACTTTGATACGATACCTGCCATAAATACCTCGATACTGAACCGATACCACGgcgaaaatctaaaaaaaaaaaaaaatctggaaaagAGATTAATAATGGTCCAGCTCGGTCTCACTATAATTTAATTTTCAGCAGCTTGCTCCTTTCCTGCCGTTTGAGCAAATTACTACAGAGCAAGTATGAGCACAATCTCTTCTGTTAGCATATTGGCTTTTGCTTAACAAGCTACTTTTCTGTCCAATATCAACGTTTGAAAAGTGAACACATTAATGACCGACTTACATATTTAAAatactattttattttaaacaaaacaaaacatgccaCTACATGGTATATGCCATTACACTATGGTGGACAAACGTACGTCAGAGAATTGCAGTGAAGTATTTCAACCTTTACACtcagaataaataattaaaaaaatatataattgcCAAAATAAATAGCTACTGAACAtgctttaattcaattcaattcaattcatttttatttatatagcgccaaatacaacaaatgtcatctcaaggcacttagatagtaagtccaattcaagccaattggaattcaattaattaataataatcataattcataaaataatccaattcgttcatatagagccaattcaaaaacaatttccttgctaagaaaaccaacagattgcactgaaaactttttgtttttcggtccaatctcccggcctgagcgtgcctgaggcgactgtggagagaaacgactcccttttaacaggaagaaacctctggcagaaccagactcaggaagggtggccatccgcctcgaccagctggggtttgagaagacagaaagggggggaggggggggagggccgcagcggcggcggcactgtaacactttaacaaaaataaaattattgCTTTCCTCATGAACAATGAAATCCCAAATACACCCTCTCTCAAACTCTGAATTTCTGCAATATGTCACTTATTTGAAATGTCCACCTAGAAATAATTATTAACAAAACGGCATATATGCCATGACATTACCAGAACtgatagaatattaaatagcgTTTGCAAGTTATGCTTAAGTCAACATTACTAGCGTGAACAACATGCCCTTTCATAAGCTAACCAGTTGAGAATGATAATGGCTCTATGGTAAGAATAGCCTACAGTCGCTACCTCGACAAGTGTTGGGGAAAAATGTTGTTTCGTACACTCGATAAGAAAGGGGCTGTTCGTGTAGGGCTAATGGTGATTTCAGTCACATTCTCTAACCTGTCGGTCTTTGAATTCTTTATAAAGCAGAGGATTTCTGTCAGCGAGGTGCTTTTGCCATGTTAGACGTGTTCCCTCCCTTCGTCTGCACTCCTTTGTAGCATGTCTTACACACCGGCTTCAGTGCGTCTGTTGGCTTGCCCTCAGTATCTGCGAGGTAAGCAAAATAATTCCAGATTTCGGTTCTCCCGACGTTTGTGTTTACGAACTTGTCGCCATCTCTAGCGTTACTCTCTCCCTCACTCACCTGCTGCTGCGTGTAGCTGAGTGCGCGAGCTGAGGAGGAAAGCAAGTTAAGCACGCCCACTAGCCCCTGCGTGCATGGAGTGTCACCACAGAATGACAGACTTGGCATGGCTCgctgcacagacacagaacGTTATTTTAAGAGAAGTATCGATACTAAAAAAAGAACGTATCGCATTGTTTTTTGCGTCAGGGTATCATGATACCTTTCTAGTATCGGTATGCCGTCAAACACTAATCTGCATTAGCTGCAACTTAGTTAATATGGAGTGGAATGCAAATGGTGATGAAAGAAGATGAAATTATCTTTGTTAATCATTAGAATTTCTTTGCAACATTCTAATTAAgtgtttaatttttcttttgaacAAATATGCTAATACGTGAGCAGTCGAAAGAAGGTCCTGAAAGAGTTTTACAAGCCGTTGCACATGACTGATTGAAAGGAAACATGGCCCAAAAAGGAAGCTGTCAGTGGAAACATTGGAAAAGATAGTTTCCAGAAACATATGAGGATAACTGCCTTCACAATCACTGGTGATATGGGTTTGatgtcaggtaaaggaccgggggaggcGGCAGGCTTTGCACAGGTGGACATGAAAGTTTTTGACACTTTTTACATTCCATCAGTCAGAAGGAGGGTTGGTGATGTTGAGGTCATTTTtcaggatgattttgaaggaaTATTACCACAGAGCAAAGAGAAAAGACTATATGACATGCAACAGTCTGCATCTTAATCCGGTTTATTCAGGTTTTTGCTGGATCAAACCTGCAAAGCTGATCCAGCAACTAAATTCACAAGAAAGTTTAAACCGGTCGGTGAAGAACGACATTTTTAATGAGCGAAGTCCATACGTTAAAGAATTCAAGCCGTCATGAGAGCCCAAGGAGGTACAACATAAAACTAACAGGTATTTTGGCTCATGATCATATATTGTGTCATATTGGTTTATGaggttaatttatttaatttaattttttttccattttacatAGAACTGGGGTTGAAGTTTGACATTTCAGGAAATGCAGATTACCAATCTTGTTTATGTATGTTTAATATAAAGCTAGATAATTATATGATATATGTATAAAGCATTATTGTAAATACATGAATGACTGATTTATAGCAGTGAGTTGATTGCTTGTTTAGAGGGAaaagtatatatgtgtgtgtgtgtgtgtgtgtatataaatgAAAGATTATCCTGTAATTACTAGCTTTCATATGAACACAACCAGCGATCACAAAGACCCACACTTACCTGGATACATGCACCTGTTTTCAGTTTACACAGACTGCAGATGAGAGACCAGCGACTGGGTGGAATGTGGGAGATTTTAGTGATGGGCTCCATCCGCTCAGGACACGCGATGCTCACCTGCTCAATaacaccacacacacagcacCATAAAAGCTTATTGAAGCACTTGTTGCAGAGAAATGAGGAACAAACAAAGTACAATGCTGTAGGTGCTGTGTACCTCCGGTATCCACAGGGCACAGCTTACATGTGCCCACTTGGTGCCGGCACGTGTAGCCTTCATGGCGCCGCCCTTCTGGGGACACAGAAGGCACTGTGGATCGATACTGAGAACGCACGTCCTACAGAGCCAGTTTCCAACAGGCACTTTGACAATGCCATAACAAGCCTGTGGGAAGAGAATCTAGTTAGGATTTCATGTGATGTCGCACAGGTGCTTTTATGCTTTTATGTGTAAATAACCAGTTGACATAAATACTGAGCCAACTTGCTGACTGCATGATCAGAGGTGCGCACAGATGAGCCCTACCTGGTGAACGCAGATGTTGCACTTGTCACAGAACACCATGTCATTCCCTTCTTCGCTGTCTGGGGAGCGACACACGTCGCAGATAACATCCTCATCATATTCAATCCCCAGACCCTCTACGGTTTCGATGGCGTGCTGCATGTTGTCATGGCACTGCCTCTCCAGGGCCTCCATAGCTCGCTCCATTGTCAGCTCATCTATGGGCTcctcccctggaagacacaccGGGAATAGCAACCCCACATGGATGTAACATTGATGCAACGCACAAAAACAGATATTCTAATGGTTTAATGGCAAGCTGTGTTAGCCCCTTTAGATGCTGACTTCGCTATCTGACATCACTGGGAGATCACAGTGGTGATCTTATTATAACCTCTTTATGATCACATTCCGTACCCATGCGGTCTAGCTCCCGATTGAGTACGTGCAGCCAGAAGAGGTCCATGTCGTCCAGATCGTAGCGACACATGGCCTCTGCCAGCTCCTTGATGTTGACGTATCCCGGTTCTGTTGATTCCTGGCTCGCACATTGGAGGTACTTCTTCTGGTGGGTGTAAAGCACTTCTTTGGACCTCTCCGCAATAACTCTGAACCCAAATGACACAACCAAAAATCTGTCAGCACTGGAAGGCTCTTTGTAATACAAAACGAACCTGTAAAAGAGAACAGAAGCACACTTTGAATGGTTCAGCAACTGTAAGAACTCTGAGAAGGCGCACCTGACTGACGGCTCAGGGATGGTGTCTGGGCTCGCCGGCACCTGGACCCCTTTCTCCCACTCCTGCTTCCAGGTGTCTGCGAGCAAGTAGTAGTCCTCTGGGGAGACATGGTGGGAGTCCGGCAGCTTCATGGCACTTATCAGGTCTTTTCTGAACACCTGTTATGAGGGAAGACGCAGAGAACCCAGGAAGTCAACCTCTGGCCCTGACGTCTAACCAAACTGACTAAGCACAAGGTCTAATGGTAAGGACTGCTCTTACTTCAGCCGGTTTCTTTGGGTTGGAGGCCGGGGTTCCAGGTAGACTGCCATATTTGTTTGAAGAGCTGAAAGAGGTCGAAGGACCTAAATGAAGACAGAGAGTTTGAATTAAAGAGAAACGTAGGGTATGAACTACAGTTTAGGCTACGAGGTCTTTCGGACAGATTACTCACTCTCATTGTCAGAACTGTCACTGCTGCTGGACAACCTGAGACGTTTCATCCTGTAACATCCTGCAGAAGAGAACGGGAGGGTGCAGACATCAGAATATGAAATTCAGTTAAGGTTGGTTTggtaaaaatgatttaaaaatgtgagCATTACTTGTGAACAAATAAAAGGATAGTTACCATAAATTTCACATTGAAGAGCATGCTAGTGGATTCTTCTGATGAGTAATTAGCAATTTATTTCATatctgcaaaaaagaaaaagaagtcaTTCAGAGGAATACCTGAACATTATACAGGgttttctgatttaaaaaaaaatatttttctattgtAAGCAACTGAATGGAAGTGAAACTTAATAGTACAACACAAGCCAGCAGTATGTGCATTTAGCCCACTGAACCACTGGGAGGACTCATTCAGGTTTCAAAATGCTTGGAAACTCAAGCATAGCCCCACATACAGTACGCTGTTTCAACAGACAGGACATGCCTCGCATTCCCCATGGGGACAGGAggggcaggaggaggagaaggcacGGAGCCAGTTCCTCTCTATACCATAGTAAAAGTAAAACACACCAACGGCAACTGCTGACAAAAAATATCAAGCAGTTTATAACTGATCACAGCGATCTACACCATGTTCACGCGCAGAACTACCGTTTCCTCTGCAACAAAAAGCACAGGAGAGCACTCAGAACGCTCAGCATCTGCATCTTTAAATACATCAAACTTCCTGTCTTCAGCCAATCGAGATCTGACACTGATAAACTCATTAGTAAAAGATATATGGTAAGTTATGTCAAGTTCATGAAACTGTTCAATACTATTCAATAATCATTTATCACTACCCGAAGGGAAAGTATCCTGCTGAGATATAATCTTTTTAATAACACACTATTTTTATAGATTGATaaccaaattaaattaaaaacatcTGACAAACATTGAGCTATTTGAGGAGTAGCAGAGAGCTGTGGTTGAAATCTTGGATGTTGTAGTTCACACCCAGGGTTGGCAGGATTaaacaggtgaactctctcagcagACAACATGGCCAAGAACTCGCCAACAGTTCAACAATTCTCCGTCTGCCTGTAGTTTTCCTGATATTCCCGCTGCGTCCTTGTCAGGGCTCCACGTTTTTCCCAGTTTACCCACCAGCATTCTCCCGTTTCCCATGACGATCAAGGTAAGAAAcggtttcctttcctttccttcctcctccttttcctgcGTTTTGTTAGTGCTCTGCATCCTTGacatctcctcttcaactcgCCTTGATCTGGAAACTTATTTCCAGGAATTACTTGGGCTTCGGAGAGATCAAACAACCGCTTCCACTTGCAAACAACTTACCCGCTGCCAtggttacgcatcataacagatgtgaaaagGTGATGTACCAGCAGGAATtattccagcagcacagcatccaaatcGGTCAACCGGCTTCATCTCTGCTTTCATTCGTTGATTTGAGTTTTCTTGAAAGAGCACAGCTTTATATTGTTTCTGCCTTTTTAAAGCACTAAAGCTGAAATAATTAACCTAATAGTTCAATGACAGGAAATTTACCTCTCTCAATTTTCTAAGAGATGCAAGTCGTGTTTTAATGCAAAAATAATTATCGGTACCATTTGCTCACATGTGGGTGATGTGCTTTTTATGCTTTATGTCCCTGTGAAGTATTGGTAGATTGTATTGTCTTATATATCACTTATATGGCAACATAAAAACTAGATATTGCAAGGCCtaacttttattttgtgttgtggaTATTTAATGTTGGACTGTGTGACAGCTACACACAATGCTAACAATGTTTCTGAGGACCAAAACAGTTTGCGTTGGTTTGTCTGTGGTTGTATTCCACTTTTTCTTGCTCATAACAGCGGGAGGACTCTCCTCTAGTTTCTCTCCACTGAGgccaaataaagacagaagtcaaCCGGACGTCAGCACattagaaggggaaaaaaagagcggCTTACCTACATACAACATCGTCTATTTCCTGACTGTCAATTGACAATATGACTATAAACTGGTGAGAAGCTGCTGGTATTGAACGGATATAACATCCCAGTGTTCAAAAACCCCAAATTATGAGATAAGAAACTTGGACTAAACCGCGGCTGCCACTTTTTGTATATACACGCCTTTCTTCGTGTGGTTTCCCACACGGTATGTCTAGCTGTTACAAAGGATTTCACTGAGCGACGAGTAGGAAAGCGTTTTTATGACAAAAACCTATGTAAAGCATGTAAGGGTTTTACCTAAAGAGGAGTATTGGCGCCAAACACGCACACGCAGGCCTGAGAGAAGCTGCACCGCAAGCTACGAAGTCAAACATGGCGCCACCGTCGTACAAAGATGTCACTTCCTAAAGACATTAAGGCGAGTATTTGTCTAGCTCACTGGGTTTAAAACTCAATGTGGACAATAGTAACCTTATAGACAGACATTAACCTTATAGACGTTGACATTTATAAAGTAAAGAATGAGACATGGCAATGGGATAGCAGAAAAGGAGAAGGCCCCGTGGCCTGAATAAACCATCCAGGACAAATCCTGGCACACTGAACCCCACTGAACACACGAGCATATTGTTCACATTCCTCCCATCTTACCTTCAGTCCACGTTTCGCTGTCCGCTTTATTCCAGTCACACAGGCCGTACAAACATATACTTGTAAATGTATGAGCTCTATTATAAGCTATATTTAATAtgttgggggtttttttgtatCCCACCACTCAGTGGGAATCTCTAGgacagcagtctgttcaccaccACGGCACAACACCTCTATTGTACCGCGCCTCCCGTTTGGGTCCTAAACCCCGCCGGATTTCCGTCCACCGAGGGTGCGCTCGATTTTCATACTGGCGTCGATAATCCatagaaacaacaacaaccatttctctctctctatatgtatgtatgtatgtatgtatgtgtgtgtatatatatatatatatatatatatatatatataacacgCTAAATCTAAATGACTGGTCAAGCAAAACGGATATTCTACGGATTTTAATGTGACTGTACAATTTCATGAAGACAGAATGTCACTTAAAACGTTGAACCAAATTACAGACAAATGTTTCTTCACAGATGTGCTCTACAAAACCGTACGCTTAAGTACAAAAAgtatacaaatacaaatgtgcACTCACATAAAGTCCctatatatgtttttaaaagGCAACTGTACAAAATTGATATATGAGGCTTGATTTAGCGTCAACAGAATCTGCAATGTGctagatttattttattagttttaattttttttttaagatgagAGCCAGTTCCAGCTACTTGATATTGACTGGGACATTTAGCTATGGAGTTGTATCATTTTCCTTAAGTGGAAGTGAAACAGCTGAGACAAGAGCTGCACACTGTGAATCACTAAGGAGGACATCTGTAGTGAACTCCTTAGTGAAACTCATCATGATTCACTCTCCTGAAAAATGCTAGAAAAATGGCATACGTGGCCCATTGTATAAATTACCAAGGAAAGTAATTCACTCATTGATGACATGTAAATCGCATATCAAACGCCCAAagttacaaatgtttttttttcttctccattttcagtctcttcttaaaatgaaaaacactgaaactgAACTTTAGAAGCtgttgacaaaaagaaaaaagaaacccaACAAGCCGAGGTCACAAAGAGGAAGCAGAATCCTTCCCTTTTCCCTGATGTCTGTTTCTCAAATAATAGATTCCGCTTGTGGAAATGTCAACCTTAAAAGTAACAGCAACGATGGAAACGATTCAAACTAAGGAGGACGGATGATTTACGTTGACTAGAGACTGGCGCTGGCTCAAGCTTTCCTTCAGTCATCGAGTACAAAATAATCACgctttcacaaaaaaaagtttgaatggATGTGGATT contains:
- the jade3 gene encoding protein Jade-3, which encodes MKRLRLSSSSDSSDNESPSTSFSSSNKYGSLPGTPASNPKKPAEVFRKDLISAMKLPDSHHVSPEDYYLLADTWKQEWEKGVQVPASPDTIPEPSVRVIAERSKEVLYTHQKKYLQCASQESTEPGYVNIKELAEAMCRYDLDDMDLFWLHVLNRELDRMGEEPIDELTMERAMEALERQCHDNMQHAIETVEGLGIEYDEDVICDVCRSPDSEEGNDMVFCDKCNICVHQACYGIVKVPVGNWLCRTCVLSIDPQCLLCPQKGGAMKATRAGTKWAHVSCALWIPEVSIACPERMEPITKISHIPPSRWSLICSLCKLKTGACIQCSVKNCTIPFHVTCAFEHSLEMKTILDEGDEVKFKSYCLKHSKCKSGEAGLSPARSKPPGEAGKVGQRAQRLQELEEEFYTLIQLEELAQALGLSERLVDFIYQYWKLKRKSNFNKALLPPKEEEENLVLQPQEDSIHTRMRMFMHLRQDLERVRNLCYMVSRREKLKLLQSKAQEQMFNLHVKLMNHELSAGLPASFPIENMLFHPPPRITLKLKMPKASSFGNANPNSKSGNGPLCPDNSGNVTELAAEGLGQGKPQLHSRGIKEERSNGRMSSSSHSSSTSLAAKPTGKPLALHAALHGHSSNSNGKLDQDRACRAKANGVLEKLVAQKDSSCQTPNDRDTSKEALDKSSFRKCAMEHFGRSFKEATINLVRTTEDLRASDKLSRKSSAKERLWAKPVPEHKVKSMRSYQDSDGYCPDLELSDSEPEAKGRHRQQVRLPQPNAAKKGKQSLSSRHSAQR